CTGTTCTTAAGACTCGTAAGGACGATCCGCTCGTCAGTAAAATGAAGGTTAAGGAATTCCTTCAGGCCATTCCCGGCATTGGTGGCGCGAAGGCGGATAAGATTATGCACGACGTGGACATCCCAGGCAATCGTCGTCTTGGCGGACTTGGTATTCGTCAGGCGGAAGCTTTGCTTGAATATCTTAGTTAGGGCATGCCGTTAGATTTAAAATTGATGCCTGGGTCCAAGTGCATCGGACATCAAAACTGTTTAGGGCTTCTCGAATGAGGAGCCCTTTTTAATCGAGATTTTCCAATATGACGATCAAAACGATTTCTTGGTAATAGCTGATTTCACTTTATGTTTTAGTTGCTTACTATCTAAGAAATACCTTTATCAATAGTGCCGTAAAGTATGGCGAGTCTTGAAAAGGGATTGAGTAGAAGATCGCGAAGTCGAGTTCGTTTTTTGATTTGCTTGCTTTGATGACAAAAATGGAGCGGCCGGTTTTCGACAAATTCAACAGCGCTACGAATTACTCCCTTCGGATTCTCCGCGCCATTGAAATTATCGAAAACCGGAAACTGTGTTGAAAAGTTTCCAAAACATACTTAAAGACATCTTGCAATTCAAAATGTGATGAATTCAATATCATAGCGCCCAACGGGCGCGATAAATCGACGCCGCAGGCGGCGTGTGAAAATCTATTCGTTGATCGTATCGCTACTCAAATCGCGCCACCTTTCGACAGTCCAACAACGCTACGAGTCTCACTAAAGACTCTTCGCGTCATTGAAATGTCGAAAGCTGTCTATCTCAGCAGAAGCCATCACGAAAAGATCCGGCGATGCCGGATGCTCCGGCCAAAACCTTCCGCGATCGGTGAGGCCTCTCACCGATTCGCTCCAGGCCTTGCCCGGAGCCCGCTGCGCGGTACTTCAAATACTCGGCATCCCTCGCATTCGCAGTACCGCTTCGCTCTCGCTACAGCGAACTCTTAACACTCGGCATCCCTCGTTCGTCTTCTTACGCGTCTTCTTAAAGATTACGTTCGGTTCTTTGGCGGTCCGAAGCGTGAGGACGGGTACCGCTACGACAAGGTTCAGGTGAAGAAGCAGGATAGCCCGAAAAACAATATGGGCTATACCGCTTACAACCTGAATGTTCTCGGTTATGAGGAGTTTGCCAAGCGTGTTGAGCTCCTGTTCAAAGATACCGATGCCGTGAAGAGGCTTAACGATTCGCATATGCAGATGGCAGAAGGTTTTGATCTGAACGCACTTCCCGGTTCGCCGGCACTTCGTCGAGGCGTGAGTCAGGCGATAAAGGTGTTGGATGACATCGTTTCTGTTGCTGGCAAGGCTCCGGATCGCATTTATCTGAAGGTGACGCGAACCGCCTCGAATAGCCGAAAGGGTAAGCGAACCGCCAAGCGCTCCGATAAGATCAAGCAGGCACTCAAGGCATTGGATGCGGATGCAGCGGCGGACCTTGGTGCGGCGAAGCTGCTTCGTGAGCTTGGCATGTTCGATGAGAAGGAGATTAACGAGCGCATCTACCTGTATTTCCATCAGGCAGGAAAATGCCTTTATACGGGAAAGCCGATCGACATCACTCGGATTGCATCGAATGATTACTATGTCGACCATGTTGTACCGCTTGCTTACCGTAAAGATGAGTCACTGGATAACAAGGTGCTTGTTTATGCAGAGGCCAGTCGTTATAAGAGTGAAACTCTGCTCGTGTCTCCAGCGGTGCAGCGGAAGATGCTGCCATTTTGGAGGATGCTTCGTAACGCCGGACTTATGTCCGAGCGAAAGCTCAACGCGCTGATCCGTACTGAGATTTCCGAAGGCATGCTGAAATCGATTATCGGAAGGCAGTTCACGGAAAACAGCTGGGAGGCAAAACTGTTTACGGCTGCGATTGCGGCAAAGTATCCGGGAACGGTTGTCATTCCCGTTAAGGCTGGGGTTATCGGTGCCGTGCGTAGCCGGATCGGAATTCCAAAAAGCCTTAAAGCGAACCAGTTCTATCACGCACACGACGCTCTGCTTGCAGCCGAGGTCGGGCGCTATATGGAACTTGCGAAGCCAGCGTTCGTCCATAATCGCGTTAAGTATGAGCAGTACATGCGCAAGATCAAGCTGGTTAATGAGGAGAACAAGAAGGCTCCGAAGTCACAACTTGATTTCTTTGCCGGCGGTTTCTTCTTTGACCGTGTCGACAAGGACACAGGTGAGGTTTACTGGAACAAGGATGAAGAGGTGGAGCGCATCTATCGTGCATGTGGATGGAAGAACCTTCGTGTCACATATGCCGCCTTTGAAGACGGCGGCGCCTTTTGGAAACAGACGATTTACTCTCCAAGGGAGAAGTCGAAACTGATTGCCACGAAGTCAGACCGTCCGGCAGAAATTTATGGTGGGTACAGCTCTCAGACGTTTGCCAATTTCTTTGTCTATGAAGTGATGAAGAAAAAGGTGAAACAGCTTCGTTTCGGTGCGGTACCGGCTGCGATCGCATCGAAATCTGATCCGGATACTTACAACGCTATGCTTGAGATGTATGCTCGCGGTTTGGCGAAAACGGCAAAAGAGAAATTCGTTCGCATCGTTCGTGCCCGTGTTCTTAAGAACACGATGATCGAGCTTTATGGCGAGCGCTTCCGGATCGCCGGTGAGAAGCAGGTGTATCCGGTGCGCCAGATGCCATTGGCGATTGATGAGGTGTACCTGCTGAAGGGAGTTGAGACGATTGCAGCGGCAGGAAATGCCGGAGCATCCGCAAAGATTGATTTTGAGAAAGCCGCAGAGTCTTTGGTTGGATTTTGGGATCTGCTCCTCGAGAAACTTCCGGTCAATTACCCGAAACTGACGGTTCAGCTGAAGCTTGGCTTGCTAAAGCATCCGAAGGACATCCTTGCGGCAACGAGTGAATCCGAATTCCCGGCTATCGTTTACAAGATTGCAGAGGCTGAAATTCAGGTAATGGAACAGGCAAGCGGACTTCGGAATATGTCGGACACCAAGATTCTCGGCGGCAACACGTTTGGCGGAAGCCTGGTGTTCACCTTTAACAAGGTGCTGAATGATCCGAAGTCAAAGGCTTGTTTTATTGATACTACGCCGGCCGGTCTTTATGAGGTGAAAACGAAGATTTGGTAAAACGGCGTATATCGAGCATGCGCGGAAGATGAGGTACGAGGCGGGGGACATGGTTGTGCAGAATCAGACATCTGAACAACCGGCAAAACTCCGCCTCGATGGATACGACACGATTCTTCTTGATGCTCACGGTGTTTTCCTGACTGATTATCAAAACCTTCGTAAAACCCCTGGTTTCAACTACGGGGAGTGTCAGCTGTTTGACAAAGTTGAAATACTGTTCAAATTGGTGTCTTGAAGTACTTTGATACTCTGATACTATGTACATGCTCTTTGAAAAGATAAAATTGATTGGCTTCATGCGCATTAAAAGCACGGAGAAATGTGCACAGCGCATCAGGAGATTTTTAAAAATCTCCTAGAAAATAGGCTCAAAACGGTGATTTTTACCGATTTTTTTGAAAATCTCGGCTGGTATTTGAGAGATTTTATTCAGCTTGAATTGCATGGCGATATTCACCATTTTTCCTGTTGAGAACAGGAATTTCTTTTATTTGTAATTAGTTAAGACCTGATTTAATGGGCACAAAACTAGTGCTCAGTTTCGGAAGTACCGCAAACCAAGTAGTAGTTCACCAGGACACGCGGTCGAGGATATCCGTCGTCGGTTTCGGAGGTACCGTAAATCAAACAGTAGTTCATCAGTCATAAAAACCGGCCCCCCAAGTGCTTAGTTTCGGAAATACCGTAATCCAAATAGTAGTTCACCCTTGCCGGCCTTGGCGAGCTTCTGGGCTTTGTTTCGGAGGTACCGTAATCCAGGTAGTAGTTCACCAAAACCAAGCGAAACTACAGTTAGCTCGAGGTTTCTGAACTACCGTAAATCAAGAAGTAGCTCACCAAGAAAAGAATCCAGGTTACTCTGCCTCTGTTTCGGAAGTACCGCAAACCAAGCAGTAGTTCACCGCAATGTCGCGAGCAGTGACGTAGGCGTGCGTTTCGGATGTACCGTAGCCCAGGTAGTAGTTCACCCTTGCCGGCCTTGGCGAGCTTCTGGGCCTTGTTTCGGAAGTACCGCAAACCAAACAGTAGCTCACCACGGGCTTTGCCCAGCTAGAGGAGCACTTAGTTTCGAAAATACCGTAACCCAAACAATAGTTCACCCGAAGAAATGTCAATCTTTCTAACCTCTGTGTTTCGGAGATACGGTAATCCAGGTAGTAGCCCATCACGTGATCCTGGCACTTTAGGAGTACATCGGTTTCGGAGGTACGGTAATCCAGGTAGTAGTTCACCTCACGGCATGCTGACCACGCAGCGAGCTTTGGTTTCGGAGTTGCCGTAACCCAAGTAATAGTTCACCAGGCGAACATCTTCAACACCATCAGCGGCTGTTTCGGAGGCATCGTAAATCAAGCAATAGTTCACCCTTGCAGGTAATGCGTCCGTCGGTGCCGGTATTTCGGACGTATAGTAATCCAAGTAGTAGTTCGCCGCAGAAAGGCGTTTCGTCCGAGCGCTACGCGTTTCGGAAATACCGTAGACTAAGTAGTAGTTCACCCATTAGCTTGGCGGCTTGGGTCCTTTAAGCGTTTCGGAAGTACCGCAAACCAAGCAGTAGTTCACCTCACGTTATTCGAGCTAAGGGCTACCTTTTGTTTCGGAGTTGCCGTAACCCAAGCAGTAGTTCACCCTTTGAATTCTTTGATAAAAAGCCTGTTCAGTTTCGTAGATACCGTAATCCAAGCAATAGTTCACCGGGCCTTCACAAGATCGTGCTGGGTCGAGGGTTTCGGCGGTACCGTAATCCAAGTAGCAGTTCACCCATTTACCTCTGCCATCGAACGTATATTTAGTTTCGGTGGTACCGCAAACCAAACAGTAGCTCACCAATTACAGATAAGCGCAGTGCGTTCCATTCGTTTCGGAGGCACCGTAAACCAAGTCGTAATGCAGAAAGAACAACGAAAAGGTCAACGTTCCGCTTGCTTTTGAAAGTCCCTGAAGTTTTTGAGTCCGCATGTAACTATATATATGCGGTTCACCATTCCTTAAGTGACGATGGCGAAACGCGACCGTTTGCAAAGGTCATCCGTTTGGGTGACCTTTTTTCAGCGCCATATTTCGGTATTATGGTATAATGGTCCGGTTTACCAAAGCATCAACAGAAAGGGAAAAAGATGCTTTTTGATTTGTTTGGTCCTCTGCTCGGACCGCTTCTAATCGTGATCATGGTGATCGTCGTGTTCGAGTCCTGTTGGAGGAAGTGCCCGCCGGACAAACTGATGATTGTATCTGGATTCGGGCAGACGCGCAGCGTGTCCGGAAAGGGCACATTCGTTATCCCCGGACTGCAGCGTGTGGACACGTTGGCGCTCGGCGCAGTTCAAGTTCAGCTCACGACCGAGAATGACATTCCGACCCAGGACGCGATTCTGATTCATGCTTGCGCCGTGGCGAATTTTCAGATCGGCCAGACGCCCGAGCTGATTGAGATTGCTTCCAAGAACTATTTGAATATGAACAAGGAGGAGATGACCCGTCAGGTCACCGAGGTGATGCTCGGAAAGATGCGTGAGGTTATCGGTCAGATGGACCTGAAGGAGCTCATGCGTGACCGTGAGTCCTTTAACCATAAGGTATTCGAGGGTTCGCGTGACGATCTTGCGAATCTCGGTCTTGAGCTCCGCACGTTCAACGTCCAGGATTTCTCCGATTCGCAGGGGATTATCCGCTCGATGGGCGCCGACCAGGCAGCTGAGATCAAGAAGGAAGCGGAGCTCGCCCAGATCAGGGCGGAGCAGGAGGTCGCCGAGCGCCAGAACCAGCTTGATTTGAAGAAGGCGGAGCTGAAGAAGACCGCCGACAAGGCCGCAGCCGAGGCAGATATGGTCAAGCAGACCGTGACGGCCGAAAAGCAGCGTGAGCTTTATGTCGCACAGCAGGAGGCGCAGATCGCAGCCGAGACCAAGAAGGTCGAACTCGCCGAGCGACAGGTTGCCGTGAAGGAGCGCGAGCTGGATGCCACGGTCCGCAAGCAGGCCGAAGCTGACCGCTATGCTGCAGAGCAGAAAGCGGATGCCGAGCTCTACACACGCACCAAGAATGCCGAGGCTGCCAAGGTCGAGGCACAGAATAAGTCTGACGCCGATCTCTACAGTGCCCAGAAGACAGCTGAAGGCGTCTCGGCCAAGGCAAAGGCTGAGGCAGAGGCGACGCGCCTTAAGGGCGAGGCCGACGGCGCCGCTGAGAAGGCACATGGCGAGGGTGTCGCCGCCGGCATCAAGGCCCAGACGGAAGCATACAATGGTATGGAGAACGCCTACCTTCTCGCCAATCGCTACATCGATGTTATGCCGGAGGTTGCCGAGGCAGTCGCCAAACCGCTTGCGTCTGTCGACTCCATTAAGATGTATGGCGATGGTAACGCCACGAAGCTCGTCCGTGACACGACCGGCATGGTCGATCAGGTGACCAGCGGTCTCAAGGATGCAACTGGCATCGATCTTACCGAGCTGCTTAGCTCGTTCCATCATCCATTTCAGCCTCGTGATGACAGCAGCCAATCGTAATTTAAACGCGATTTCGCAATGATTTAGTCAAGGCATCCTGCAAAAAAATGCAGGGTGCCTTTTTTACTGTGACTCAGAAAAAAATTGCGGCGCAGTTGTAAGGAACAGAGCTATTTAATATACTGGTATCATGATATTACACATAAATGGGCTTTCGAGAGAATATATCCTAATGTCGATCAAGCCGCATTATGCCGATCTGATATATACAGAAAGGAAGCGCTTCGAATATCGAAAGAGGGCTCCAAAACTGGTTGATTTGCCGATTCTCCTGTATGAGACGGCACCGGTCCAGAAGGTGACGGGCATTATCGCCGATTGGTCGATACTACAGGCGTCTCCGGAGGCCGTGTGGACGTATTCGAAGACCCATAGCGGCTTGACGGCTGACAGGTTCTTTGGATATTACGAGGGGTGCGATAAGGCCGTTGCCATCCGTATCTATTCAGTTGTTCCGTTCAAGGATTCGCTTGAGCTGCAAACCTTGAATCCTGAACTGAAACGGCCGCCCCAATCGTTTTGCTATGTACGATCCGAACTCGACTTGCCAATGAAAGGATGAGCTATGGTTTCCGATAACGATCTTCGCGTATCAGACCGAGGATTTCAGAAAGAACAGGCACGAGAGAAAAGGGTCTGCAGCCTGTGTGCACACTGCATTCAGAATCCCCATGTTCGCGACAAGCGTCATAGACCGGAGGACATCCAGGTTCAATATCTGTGCGTCAGGCGTGGAGAGGGACATGCCTTTGAAACCGGACATGGCAATACATGCAGCTATTGGAAGGAACGTCCATGAGCGATATCGACATCTACGCAGGGCTTGGAGGCGGTAAGAAACGGGTCCGTCGCGATGACGGGAAGATCTTCGACAGTATCGCCGCGGCGAGTATGTCTGCATACGGATATGCGGGGAGTGGGATCAAACGGGCGATTACCACAGGACGCAAGGCGAAGGGGCATCATTGGTACTGGGCAGACGAAATTTCAGAAGATTCTCAGAGGTAGTACTCTAGTATCGTGGTATACTGATACACGTCAAGAAAACAGGGCGTTACTAAACGAAATTGGCTGTCATCCGCTATAGTTGACAGCACGTTTCACAGAAAGGACGAAAGATTCATGTACGAGAAGAAACACGCACTGCCAAGCAAAAAGTTTCACGCCCCGAAGGGGATCGCACGTCTGACCGTCACCGCGGCGACCATGGCCGCCATGACCGGATCGAGCCTCATCTCACCGTTCACGGCATTCGCCCAGACCGGTGACGGGGGCACACAGCACCCCGCCGTGATGTCGCCGATCGCCGCCCACGCCGGCGCGGCATCCGGTACCGGCGCGAAATCCGCCGCACAGACCATCGCGGACCTGCAGAAGGCAGTCAACGAGGCGAAGGCGAAGGAGGACGCCGCCAAGGCAGCCTACGATGAGGCCGCCGGTCCCTACAACGAGGCGGCTTCCGCCCGCGACCAGGCCAAGGCATCCTACGATTCGGCAGTCAGCGCCGGCACGGCAGCCGACCGAGCGGCAATGGACGAGTACGCCCGTCAGGTCGCGGAGGGCAAGGACGCCGCCGATGCCGCCGGCAAGGACCTCGAGCAGGCGAAGGCAGGTCTCGCAGACGCCAAGGCCGATGCGTCCGAGAAGGACGAAGCGTACCAGTCCGCCCTCAAGGCGGCCCAGGATGCCAAGGACGCCCTCGATAAGGCCAAGGCAGATGCCGTAAGCGCCACCCCGGAGGCAATCAGTGCCGCCGAACAGGCCGTGCGCGACGCCCAGGCTGCCGTGGAAAGGGCACAGGCCGGCCTCGCCAACGCCAACGCGACGCTTGCCGATGCCCAGTCCAAGCTGGTTGCGGCCCAGTCTGCAAAGGATTCCGCCGACGCCGTCCTCGCCGCAGCCCAGCAGAACAAGGACGCGGCGGATGCGAAGGCCGCAGCCGCCAGCGCCGCCTACGAGAAGGCGAAAGCAGACCTCGCCGCAGCGGAGGCAGGCGCCAGCGGTCCGGAGTACGATGCGGCAAAACAGAAGGTCGCGGACGCGGAGGCAACCCTCGCCGCCGCACAAGCGGCACAGTCCCAGTGCGAGTCCGAGCTCGAGCAGGTGCAGTCCGCCGCGGCAACGGCACAGACCGAGCTAAATGATGCCCAGGCGGCTCTCTCCGTAAAGCAGCAGGCCGCGGTCGATGCCGCGTCCGGCGTGAACGACGCCCAGTCCGCACTCGATGCCGCGAACTCCGACCTCGATGCGGCCAAGCAGGCGAACGCCGATGCCATCGCCAAGCTGGATGCCGCGAAGCAGGCTGTCAAGGACGCCGAGTCCGCCAAGGCAGCCGCCGACGTAGAGCTTACGAACGCCAAGACCGCAAAGGATACCGCTGACGCGGCCGTGACCGCCGCCCAGCAGAAGGTCGACGAGGCACAGGCGAAACTCGACTCCGCCGATGCGCAGCTAAAGCAGGGAGCCATCGGCTTCTTCAAGGCCATGGGTGCCGATTCAGCCATCGAGATCATCCAGAACTGTACACACAAGGACTACACCGAGGTCGGAAACAGCCTCGATGCGACCAGTCTCGACAGCATGCTCGCGGCAATCCCGTACATGAAGTCCATCAACGAGTATCGCAAGTCCGTCGGTCTCTCCGAACTCCAGGTCACCTATAAGCTCATTGCAGCGGCGATAGCCAACGCAAACTATTCCGATGTCAAGTTTGGACATTCCATGCAGTTCGATACGACCGAAAACCTCGCATGGAATTATGGAACCGATCCGAAACCGCAGTGGGTTGACCAAGAAAAGGCTTTCTTCGATCAGGCGGTTCAGGAGCTCTATGGCGTCACCGGTCTAACCGGTAAGGATGCCGTAGATTTCTACAAGACGCATAGCGGGATTGAATCCTATGTCAACCAGCACTTCAAGGTTGCCGGATATCCCGCAACCGTCGGTCACTACCTGCATGTCATCAGCCCCGAAATCGGCTATATGGGCATGGCAGTCTGCAGCAAGGGAACCTTGAACGGCTGGCAGACCGACAGCCTCGATACCGCAAACCTTGGTTGGGCAGGTTCAGGCTGGAACATGAATCCCATGTCCGTCGACGAGTACGAGCAGAATCTGACCTCCTACATCAACGGCCTGAAGAGCGCCAAGAGCGCACTCGACGTAGCCAAGGCCGATCTCGCATCCAAGAAGCAGGCAGCCGCCGGCGCCGCCACAACCGTCCAGCAGAAGCAGGTCGCGGTGGATTCCGCACAGGCAGGTGTCGATGCCGCAAAGCAGGGTGTTGCCGATGCCCAGCGTGCCGTCGATGCCACCAAGGCTGATGTCGCCGCCAAGCAGCAGGGCGTCACGGATGCCCAGACCGAGCTTGATGCGGCGAAATCGGACCTCGATGCCGCCAACGCGGCAGTCGATACGGCAAAGTCGACCGTCCAGCAGAAGCAGGTCGCCTTTGATGCTGCCAACGCAGCCGTAATGACCGCACAGTCTAAGTTGGATTCCGCCAAGGCGGACACCGCTGCTAAGCAGCAGGGCGTAGACGATGCGAACGCCGACCTCGCGAAGTTCTTCCAGGACGTCGCCGACGCCAAGAAGGCGGTCGATACCGCAAAGAGCGTCCATGACGCGGCGGCAGCCGACCAGGCCGAGAAGGCGGCAGTCCTCGCAGCCGCCAAGCAAAAGGCGAACGGCACCGCACGCGCCCTCGCGGATGCCCAGCGTGCCGTCGATGCCGCAAAGGCCGACACCGGCGTTGCCGCCGACAGGCTCACCGGCTCCCAGACCGATCTTGTGGGCGCACAGTCGAACCTCGACATCCTCACCGGTCTTGCCGCGAAGCTCGCAGAGACACAGCAGCGCGAGCAGGATGCAGTAAAGGCCGTCAATGACACCAAGGCCGCGCTCGATGCCGCGAAGGCGGATGCCATCGCCGCCGAGTCCCTGGTCTCCGCCGCCGAGCAGGCAAAGGCGCAGGCAGACGCCAAGCTGTCGAAGCTGAACTCCATCGATGCCGGCGCGGCGATCGCTTCCGGCCATGATGTGAACGCGGATGACGCCCTCAACGCGCTTTTCGCCGCAGCAGTCGAGGCACGTGCCAAGGTCGCTCCTGCCAAGGCCATCCTGGACGAGAAGCAGGCCGCGGTGGACGGGCTCCAGTCCGGCTATGATGCGGCACTCGCCGCCTACGAGCAGGCGAAGTCCGACCGCATCGCAGCGGAGCAGAAGCTTTCCGATGAGATCGCACGACAGGAGGCAGAGGAGGCGGCAAAGCAGCAGGCGGCATACACCCCGAAGCACCTCGCCGGCACGGATACCGCCCAGCCCGGCAACCTCGCCCAGACCGGTGACCGCGCGGGACTCATCGGCGAGACGTTCGTCATCGGCGGTACCGTCCTCGTGGCAGCCGGCGTCTTCCTCGATCAAAAGAAGCGCCGCGAGCAGATGTAGTGCAAATCGCATAACGACTCGGAAAGGGGAATCCCGCAAAAGGGATTCCCTTTTTTCGTCTTGCCAGCCACGGTTTGCGTCTTGACCGTCCATTTCCCAGCTTCCGCAGCGCCCTTAAAATCATATGGTTTACCTGCGTCGTTGGGACAATTGACGATGATTCATTGGGACGATTGACGGTAATCTGTGGTGACGATTTTCCCTTTTCCGCAGAAGCGCGAAGCAGGCAATAAAATATCGAAAATGAGGACCTATGGGTTCTTTCAACTCATAGGCTAAACCGCCATTCAGAGCTTGAACTTCGCTTTTTCTGGCACACAGACAAACGAGGCTTTCGTTCTGGTTATCGACGTCCCGGTGCCGACGCAGGGCTTTTTTAAGTACAAACAGTATGGTATTGTGGTATAATCCTACTACATCAAAAAGACCGACGTACAAAAGGGGAAAGTGATACCGATGTTCGAGTATGAGCAGGAGACCTACGGCAGCAAGGGCCGTGAGAGGATCCGTGCGGCGGCGATGGCCCACACGGGAAAGAAGGGGAAGGTCCTTCTTCCTCCGACGCGCCGCCAGAAGGCTGAAGGTCTCGATAAGGTTGAGGTTGATGTCTGCTTTGAGTCGGCGAGCAGTAATTTCCTGGTTTGTTCGACGTTGCCGACACGTAGGAACAAGCAGCATCGCATCACCGTGACGTATGCGCAGATCGCCAGTGGGGAAGTGAAAGTGAAATGGTAATCGATGAGACTGAGCTGGAGGGTCTGACCGAAGACCAGCGGGACGCCTACATTGCCCTGAAGGAGGGGCGTAACGTCTTCCTTTCCGGTAACGCCGGCACGGGCAAGAGCTATGTGCTCAACCGGTTCATCGATGACCTTGAGGCCCGTAGCGTTCCCTACACGGCGATGGCGCCGACGGGTATCGCGGCGCTCAACATGCACAATGGCTCGACCATCCACCGTACTCTGCAGGTGAGCGCCGGCGTATGCAACCCGTTCGAGAAGATTCGTCCCCGCAAGGTCCTGACGGTCGCGGAGGTCATCATCATCGATGAGATCTCGATGTGCCGCATCGACCTTTTCGATTACGTCATGCGCATGATCTCTGATGCGCAGGTCTCGTCCGGTCGAAAGCAGGTCGTGCTCGTCGGTGATTTCTTCCAGCTTCCCCCGGTCATCACGGAAGATGACCGTGCGATCCTCATGAAGCTGTACCCCGGCAATTTCGAGGGTTGGGCGTTTGAATCCGATTACTGGGACGGATTCGACTTCGAGCCGCACATCCTGAAGAAGGTCGTGCGCCAGGACGATCCGGAGTACATCGGGAACCTGAATCTCGCGCGTAACGGCGATGAGTCATGCATCCCGTATTTCAACGAGCATTCCGTATCGGATCGCA
The sequence above is drawn from the Coprococcus comes ATCC 27758 genome and encodes:
- the mihF gene encoding integration host factor, actinobacterial type, with the translated sequence MALPNFTPEERAKALEKAAQVRKARKELKENIKSGETDPASVLKTRKDDPLVSKMKVKEFLQAIPGIGGAKADKIMHDVDIPGNRRLGGLGIRQAEALLEYLS
- a CDS encoding CAP domain-containing protein: MYEKKHALPSKKFHAPKGIARLTVTAATMAAMTGSSLISPFTAFAQTGDGGTQHPAVMSPIAAHAGAASGTGAKSAAQTIADLQKAVNEAKAKEDAAKAAYDEAAGPYNEAASARDQAKASYDSAVSAGTAADRAAMDEYARQVAEGKDAADAAGKDLEQAKAGLADAKADASEKDEAYQSALKAAQDAKDALDKAKADAVSATPEAISAAEQAVRDAQAAVERAQAGLANANATLADAQSKLVAAQSAKDSADAVLAAAQQNKDAADAKAAAASAAYEKAKADLAAAEAGASGPEYDAAKQKVADAEATLAAAQAAQSQCESELEQVQSAAATAQTELNDAQAALSVKQQAAVDAASGVNDAQSALDAANSDLDAAKQANADAIAKLDAAKQAVKDAESAKAAADVELTNAKTAKDTADAAVTAAQQKVDEAQAKLDSADAQLKQGAIGFFKAMGADSAIEIIQNCTHKDYTEVGNSLDATSLDSMLAAIPYMKSINEYRKSVGLSELQVTYKLIAAAIANANYSDVKFGHSMQFDTTENLAWNYGTDPKPQWVDQEKAFFDQAVQELYGVTGLTGKDAVDFYKTHSGIESYVNQHFKVAGYPATVGHYLHVISPEIGYMGMAVCSKGTLNGWQTDSLDTANLGWAGSGWNMNPMSVDEYEQNLTSYINGLKSAKSALDVAKADLASKKQAAAGAATTVQQKQVAVDSAQAGVDAAKQGVADAQRAVDATKADVAAKQQGVTDAQTELDAAKSDLDAANAAVDTAKSTVQQKQVAFDAANAAVMTAQSKLDSAKADTAAKQQGVDDANADLAKFFQDVADAKKAVDTAKSVHDAAAADQAEKAAVLAAAKQKANGTARALADAQRAVDAAKADTGVAADRLTGSQTDLVGAQSNLDILTGLAAKLAETQQREQDAVKAVNDTKAALDAAKADAIAAESLVSAAEQAKAQADAKLSKLNSIDAGAAIASGHDVNADDALNALFAAAVEARAKVAPAKAILDEKQAAVDGLQSGYDAALAAYEQAKSDRIAAEQKLSDEIARQEAEEAAKQQAAYTPKHLAGTDTAQPGNLAQTGDRAGLIGETFVIGGTVLVAAGVFLDQKKRREQM
- the cas9 gene encoding type II CRISPR RNA-guided endonuclease Cas9 (Cas9, originally named Csn1, is the large, multifunctional signature protein of type II CRISPR/Cas systems. It is well known even to general audiences because its RNA-guided endonuclease activity has made it a popular tool for custom editing of eukaryotic genomes.); its protein translation is MGYTAYNLNVLGYEEFAKRVELLFKDTDAVKRLNDSHMQMAEGFDLNALPGSPALRRGVSQAIKVLDDIVSVAGKAPDRIYLKVTRTASNSRKGKRTAKRSDKIKQALKALDADAAADLGAAKLLRELGMFDEKEINERIYLYFHQAGKCLYTGKPIDITRIASNDYYVDHVVPLAYRKDESLDNKVLVYAEASRYKSETLLVSPAVQRKMLPFWRMLRNAGLMSERKLNALIRTEISEGMLKSIIGRQFTENSWEAKLFTAAIAAKYPGTVVIPVKAGVIGAVRSRIGIPKSLKANQFYHAHDALLAAEVGRYMELAKPAFVHNRVKYEQYMRKIKLVNEENKKAPKSQLDFFAGGFFFDRVDKDTGEVYWNKDEEVERIYRACGWKNLRVTYAAFEDGGAFWKQTIYSPREKSKLIATKSDRPAEIYGGYSSQTFANFFVYEVMKKKVKQLRFGAVPAAIASKSDPDTYNAMLEMYARGLAKTAKEKFVRIVRARVLKNTMIELYGERFRIAGEKQVYPVRQMPLAIDEVYLLKGVETIAAAGNAGASAKIDFEKAAESLVGFWDLLLEKLPVNYPKLTVQLKLGLLKHPKDILAATSESEFPAIVYKIAEAEIQVMEQASGLRNMSDTKILGGNTFGGSLVFTFNKVLNDPKSKACFIDTTPAGLYEVKTKIW
- a CDS encoding flotillin family protein, which produces MLFDLFGPLLGPLLIVIMVIVVFESCWRKCPPDKLMIVSGFGQTRSVSGKGTFVIPGLQRVDTLALGAVQVQLTTENDIPTQDAILIHACAVANFQIGQTPELIEIASKNYLNMNKEEMTRQVTEVMLGKMREVIGQMDLKELMRDRESFNHKVFEGSRDDLANLGLELRTFNVQDFSDSQGIIRSMGADQAAEIKKEAELAQIRAEQEVAERQNQLDLKKAELKKTADKAAAEADMVKQTVTAEKQRELYVAQQEAQIAAETKKVELAERQVAVKERELDATVRKQAEADRYAAEQKADAELYTRTKNAEAAKVEAQNKSDADLYSAQKTAEGVSAKAKAEAEATRLKGEADGAAEKAHGEGVAAGIKAQTEAYNGMENAYLLANRYIDVMPEVAEAVAKPLASVDSIKMYGDGNATKLVRDTTGMVDQVTSGLKDATGIDLTELLSSFHHPFQPRDDSSQS